One Setaria viridis chromosome 5, Setaria_viridis_v4.0, whole genome shotgun sequence genomic region harbors:
- the LOC117858060 gene encoding inactive leucine-rich repeat receptor-like protein kinase CORYNE isoform X1, translated as MEQQFKMTSKNPTKTPPLLATLLLLLAFLALCAPAASQPLHSEPMATQSPPPSPAPPQSRIPRAQVGGAARLRRIALGVLFGSLSGFLLALAFLYAIRVAILHAKSAPAIVKGPVSFTPQISPKNLLAALPSSQPLAHGPHGKYYKLTLDNDLTVAVKRLEAASRPEASPSMSPSTSKSDMRRVQRQLEALARVRHQNVMTLKAYVREADRLSLVYDFIPGGSLEDVMKRVRSQQVSLNWDARSRIAVGIAKGLRHLHFDCSPRILHCNLKPSNVMLDEGFEPILADCGVARLIAAGSGDPELCSGLYAAPECYQSSRYTDKSDVYALGMILGVLLTGRDPTDPFFSGETGQGGLARWLRHIQQSSDPKEALDSSIVGDEGEEEEMLMAIRVAIVCLSDSPVDRPSSDELVAMLTQLHSL; from the exons ATGGAGCAACAATTTAAGATGACGAGCAAGAACCCTACCAAAACCCCGCCGCTCCTGGCCACccttctcctcctgctcgcCTTCCTCGCCCTgtgcgcgcccgccgcctcccagcCGCTCCACTCGGAGCCCATGGCCACCCAGTCCCCTCCGCcctcacccgcgccgccgcaatCCAGGATTCCCCGCGCGCaggtcggcggcgccgcgcgcctccgccgcatCGCGCTCGGCGTCCTCTTCGGTTCCCTCTCCGGCTTCCTCCTTGCGCTCGCCTTCCTCTATGCCATCCGCGTCGCCATCCTCCACGCCAAGAGTGCGCCCGCGATCGTCAAGGGCCCTGTCTCCTTCACCCCTCAAATCTCCCCCAAGAACCTCCTGGCCGCGCTCCCCTCCTCGCAGCCGCTCGCCCATGGTCCCCATGGCAAGTATTACAAGCTGACCCTTGACAATGACCTCACCGTTGCCGTCAAGCGGCTTGAGGCGGCCAGCCGCCCCGAGGCCTCGCCGTCAATGTCCCCGAGCACATCGAAGTCTGACATGAGGAGGGTGCAGAGGCAGCTTGAGGCCCTTGCCCGGGTGAGGCACCAGAATGTAATGACCTTGAAGGCGTATGTTCGTGAGGCTGACCGCCTTTCACTCGTGTATGACTTCATTCCTGGGGGCAGCCTCGAGGATGTGATGAAGAGGGTGAGATCGCAGCAGGTCAGCCTTAATTGGGATGCCAGGAGCAGGATTGCTGTTGGGATCGCCAAGGGGTTGAGGCACTTGCATTTTGATTGCAGTCCAAGGATACTCCATTGCAACCTCAAACCTTCAAACGTTATGCTGGATGAAGGCTTTGAACCAATATTGGCAGATTGTGGTGTTGCAAGGCTGATTGCAGCAGGTTCAGGTGATCCAGAATTATGCAGTGGCCTCTATGCAGCTCCAGAGTGCTACCAGAGCAGCAG GTACACAGATAAGAGTGATGTCTACGCCCTTGGCATGATCCTGGGTGTGCTGCTCACCGGGAGAGACCCAACAGATCCTTTCTTCTCCGGCGAAACTGGGCAGGGTGGCCTCGCCAGATGGCTCCGGCATATTCAGCAATCTTCGGATCCAAAAGAAGCACTGGATAGTAGCATCGTAGGAGAtgaaggggaagaagaggagatgcTTATGGCTATTAGGGTTGCCATTGTCTGCCTGTCGGATTCGCCAGTGGATCGGCCATCCAGCGATGAGCTCGTCGCGATGCTAACGCAGCTCCACAGCTTATAA
- the LOC117858060 gene encoding inactive leucine-rich repeat receptor-like protein kinase CORYNE isoform X2 — translation MEQQFKMTSKNPTKTPPLLATLLLLLAFLALCAPAASQPLHSEPMATQSPPPSPAPPQSRIPRAQVGGAARLRRIALGVLFGSLSGFLLALAFLYAIRVAILHAKSAPAIVKGPVSFTPQISPKNLLAALPSSQPLAHGPHGKYYKLTLDNDLTVAVKRLEAASRPEASPSMSPSTSKSDMRRVQRQLEALARVRHQNVMTLKAYVREADRLSLVYDFIPGGSLEDVMKRVRSQQVSLNWDARSRIAVGIAKGLRHLHFDCSPRILHCNLKPSNVMLDEGFEPILADCGVARLIAAGSGDPELCSGLYAAPECYQSSRPSTSPSENKSFEDWHSDSVVHIPSTFMECLAMLVNFRRLIPKQVHR, via the exons ATGGAGCAACAATTTAAGATGACGAGCAAGAACCCTACCAAAACCCCGCCGCTCCTGGCCACccttctcctcctgctcgcCTTCCTCGCCCTgtgcgcgcccgccgcctcccagcCGCTCCACTCGGAGCCCATGGCCACCCAGTCCCCTCCGCcctcacccgcgccgccgcaatCCAGGATTCCCCGCGCGCaggtcggcggcgccgcgcgcctccgccgcatCGCGCTCGGCGTCCTCTTCGGTTCCCTCTCCGGCTTCCTCCTTGCGCTCGCCTTCCTCTATGCCATCCGCGTCGCCATCCTCCACGCCAAGAGTGCGCCCGCGATCGTCAAGGGCCCTGTCTCCTTCACCCCTCAAATCTCCCCCAAGAACCTCCTGGCCGCGCTCCCCTCCTCGCAGCCGCTCGCCCATGGTCCCCATGGCAAGTATTACAAGCTGACCCTTGACAATGACCTCACCGTTGCCGTCAAGCGGCTTGAGGCGGCCAGCCGCCCCGAGGCCTCGCCGTCAATGTCCCCGAGCACATCGAAGTCTGACATGAGGAGGGTGCAGAGGCAGCTTGAGGCCCTTGCCCGGGTGAGGCACCAGAATGTAATGACCTTGAAGGCGTATGTTCGTGAGGCTGACCGCCTTTCACTCGTGTATGACTTCATTCCTGGGGGCAGCCTCGAGGATGTGATGAAGAGGGTGAGATCGCAGCAGGTCAGCCTTAATTGGGATGCCAGGAGCAGGATTGCTGTTGGGATCGCCAAGGGGTTGAGGCACTTGCATTTTGATTGCAGTCCAAGGATACTCCATTGCAACCTCAAACCTTCAAACGTTATGCTGGATGAAGGCTTTGAACCAATATTGGCAGATTGTGGTGTTGCAAGGCTGATTGCAGCAGGTTCAGGTGATCCAGAATTATGCAGTGGCCTCTATGCAGCTCCAGAGTGCTACCAGAGCAGCAG ACCTTCCACATCTCCATCAGAGAATAAATCCTTTGAGGATTGGCATTCTGATTCCGTAGTTCATATTCCATCGACTTTTATGGAATGCCTAGCTATGCTAGTAAATTTTCGACGGTTAATTCCTAAGCAG GTACACAGATAA
- the LOC117854567 gene encoding uncharacterized protein isoform X2, whose protein sequence is MEDGDAEAAQRDAITARMRSQDYAGARALLLQTLQTNPRLEGALEMLPVLEVLCAAGETLAGRGRGVDWYRVLQVLPGDDAARIEARYRSIVAQLEPIGADLPGAELALRLVREAYAVLSDPEKREGLDSRDIFARFVRSGVVVAPTPDSTMVHSDKLNSLHTKDTRTADFTSNAVSHVQRTTDKSCFEERNSHLSNVASSSRTKRVDPCLGDDGDLQSPDDGHIDKKQKSVCEDDLYCALPSQEDLDVRFDDPSDAKEDEHCSRKQYEYHNFEEDRAIENFSTGQVWAAYDWERFPRRYALIVKVLMDKMQLYVSWFEPCLQSHEEKKWSRAGLPLVCGTFATEERRISLTCPTIFCHQISSDNLNQHLEVYPQEGEVWAIYSDWDIEWYTDPGMWKKCAFYIVEILTSYSKESGCTVAHLVKVDGHGSIFQRHLKSGTERLLQIHSDNLLMFSHMIPSFRFTPEVGIMFELEHSAVPENLHQETALACISPLLLSGLHDDTNSFHEAAVAQSSNPSTSKMDSGAPLQAMMSCDNKLSPKNFLEGQIWAVFDSRDRMPRSYVRIIRVVSSTSVFVLKLEPHPMLNEEIRWVEDSLPVASGVFRAGTETTYKDVWEFSHPVECDWSAKRSFYRIFPKKGEIWAMYKNWKITLNSTDIDKCEPRMVEILSDYSDENGVNVCSLVRVKGCLTFFHRVVMEDFHLTRWIPRVSKISLSVLDNSIEMICLDIRMMFADVETRE, encoded by the exons ATGGAGGACGGGGACGCGGAGGCGGCCCAGCGGGACGCGATCACCGCGAGGATGCGGAGCCAGGACTACGCCGGCGCGAGGGCGCTGCTACTGCAGACGCTGCAGACCAACCCCAGGCTGGAGGGCGCACTGGAGATGCTCCCCGTCCTCGAGGTCCTCTGCGCCGCCGGGGAGAcgctcgccggccgcggccgtggtGTGGACTGGTACAGGGTCCTCCAGGTCCTGCCCGGCGACGATGCTGCCAGGATCGAGGCGCGGTACAGGAGCATTGTGGCTCAGTTGGAGCCGATCGGGGCCGACCTGCCCGGTGCTGAATTGGCTCTCAGGCTTGTCAGGGAGGCGTACGCGGTGCTGTCTGATCCGGAGAAGAGAGAGGGGCTCGATTCCAGGGACATTTTTGCTCGGTTTGTTCGTTCTGGTGTTGTTGTCGCACCAACTCCTGATAGTACAATGGTCCACTCTGACAAGCTAAACAGTCTTCACACAAAGGATACTAGGACAGCGGATTTTACAAGCAATGCAGTCTCACATGTTCAGCGCACCACCGACAAGTCATGTTTTGAAGAGAGGAATTCCCATCTTTCAAATGTGGCTAGTTCTTCCAGAACTAAGAGGGTGGATCCTTGCTTAGGTGATGATGGTGACTTGCAGTCACCTGACGATGGCCATATTGACAAGAAGCAAAAGAGTGTCTGTGAAGATGATCTTTATTGCGCGTTGCCCTCACAGGAAGATTTGGATGTCCGCTTTGATGATCCGTCAGAtgccaaggaagatgaacacTGCTCTAGAAAACAGTATGAATACCATAACTTCGAAGAAGACAGGGCGATAGAGAATTTTTCTACTGGCCAGGTTTGGGCAGCATATGACTGGGAGAGGTTTCCTCGCAGATATGCACTGATAGTTAAAGTATTGATGGATAAGATGCAGTTATATGTCTCATGGTTTGAGCCCTGCCTGCAATCTCATGAAGAGAAGAAATGGTCGCGTGCAGGCTTGCCGTTGGTTTGTGGAACTTTTGCCACAGAAGAACGTCGAATCTCTTTAACTTGTCCAACTATTTTCTGCCATCAAATTTCCAGTGATAATCTGAATCAACATCTTGAAGTATATCCCCAGGAAGGTGAGGTATGGGCCATATACAGTGACTGGGATATTGAGTGGTACACTGATCCTGGGATGTGGAAGAAGTGCGCCTTCTATATTGTTGAAATTCTTACTAGTTATTCAAAAGAATCAGGTTGCACCGTTGCACACTTGGTAAAGGTAGATGGACATGGAAGCATTTTCCAAAGGCATTTGAAGAGTGGAACAGAGCGTCTACTGCAAATACACAGCGACAATCTGCTCATGTTTTCTCACATGATCCCTTCTTTCAGATTTACTCCTGAGGTTGGAATTATGTTCGAGCTTGAACATTCTGCAGTTCCGGAAAACCTGCACCAAGAAACTGCATTGGCATGTATTTCTCCTTTGTTGCTTTCCGGTTTACATGATGACACAAACAGCTTTCATGAAGCTGCTGTTGCACAATCCTCAAATCCTTCAACAAGCAAAATGGATTCAGGTGCCCCATTGCAAGCCATGATGAGCTGCGATAACAAGTTGTCACCCAAGAATTTTCTGGAGGGCCAGATATGGGCTGTATTTGATTCTCGAGATCGAATGCCTAGGTCTTATGTCAGAATAATCCGTGTGGTTTCATCAACTTCAGTTTTtgtgttgaagttggagcctcACCCTATGCTTAATGAAGAGATACGGTGGGTTGAAGATAGTCTACCCGTTGCTTCTGGGGTATTTCGTGCTGGTACTGAAACCACTTACAAGGATGTCTGGGAATTCTCTCACCCTGTAGAGTGTGATTGGAGTGCAAAGAGATCTTTCTACCGTATTTTCCCAAAGAAAGGGGAAATATGGGCAATGTACAAAAATTGGAAGATCACCTTGAATAGCACTGATATTGACAAATGTGAACCTCGCATGGTTGAGATCCTCTCAGACTACTCTGATGAAAATGGAGTCAATGTTTGCAGCTTGGTTCGGGTAAAAGGTTGCTTAACCTTTTTTCATAGGGTAGTAATGGAAGATTTCCATTTGACAAGGTGGATTCCAAG GGTGTCCAAAATATCGTTGTCAGTGCTAGATAATTCTATTGAGATGATTTGTCTCGATATCAGAATGATGTTTGCAGACGTAGAAACAAGAGAATGA
- the LOC117854567 gene encoding uncharacterized protein isoform X1: protein MEDGDAEAAQRDAITARMRSQDYAGARALLLQTLQTNPRLEGALEMLPVLEVLCAAGETLAGRGRGVDWYRVLQVLPGDDAARIEARYRSIVAQLEPIGADLPGAELALRLVREAYAVLSDPEKREGLDSRDIFARFVRSGVVVAPTPDSTMVHSDKLNSLHTKDTRTADFTSNAVSHVQRTTDKSCFEERNSHLSNVASSSRTKRVDPCLGDDGDLQSPDDGHIDKKQKSVCEDDLYCALPSQEDLDVRFDDPSDAKEDEHCSRKQYEYHNFEEDRAIENFSTGQVWAAYDWERFPRRYALIVKVLMDKMQLYVSWFEPCLQSHEEKKWSRAGLPLVCGTFATEERRISLTCPTIFCHQISSDNLNQHLEVYPQEGEVWAIYSDWDIEWYTDPGMWKKCAFYIVEILTSYSKESGCTVAHLVKVDGHGSIFQRHLKSGTERLLQIHSDNLLMFSHMIPSFRFTPEVGIMFELEHSAVPENLHQETALACISPLLLSGLHDDTNSFHEAAVAQSSNPSTSKMDSGAPLQAMMSCDNKLSPKNFLEGQIWAVFDSRDRMPRSYVRIIRVVSSTSVFVLKLEPHPMLNEEIRWVEDSLPVASGVFRAGTETTYKDVWEFSHPVECDWSAKRSFYRIFPKKGEIWAMYKNWKITLNSTDIDKCEPRMVEILSDYSDENGVNVCSLVRVKGCLTFFHRVVMEDFHLTRWIPRSEMLSFSHRVPAFIVVEIKDLAIPKGSWHLEPSALPTRIIH, encoded by the coding sequence ATGGAGGACGGGGACGCGGAGGCGGCCCAGCGGGACGCGATCACCGCGAGGATGCGGAGCCAGGACTACGCCGGCGCGAGGGCGCTGCTACTGCAGACGCTGCAGACCAACCCCAGGCTGGAGGGCGCACTGGAGATGCTCCCCGTCCTCGAGGTCCTCTGCGCCGCCGGGGAGAcgctcgccggccgcggccgtggtGTGGACTGGTACAGGGTCCTCCAGGTCCTGCCCGGCGACGATGCTGCCAGGATCGAGGCGCGGTACAGGAGCATTGTGGCTCAGTTGGAGCCGATCGGGGCCGACCTGCCCGGTGCTGAATTGGCTCTCAGGCTTGTCAGGGAGGCGTACGCGGTGCTGTCTGATCCGGAGAAGAGAGAGGGGCTCGATTCCAGGGACATTTTTGCTCGGTTTGTTCGTTCTGGTGTTGTTGTCGCACCAACTCCTGATAGTACAATGGTCCACTCTGACAAGCTAAACAGTCTTCACACAAAGGATACTAGGACAGCGGATTTTACAAGCAATGCAGTCTCACATGTTCAGCGCACCACCGACAAGTCATGTTTTGAAGAGAGGAATTCCCATCTTTCAAATGTGGCTAGTTCTTCCAGAACTAAGAGGGTGGATCCTTGCTTAGGTGATGATGGTGACTTGCAGTCACCTGACGATGGCCATATTGACAAGAAGCAAAAGAGTGTCTGTGAAGATGATCTTTATTGCGCGTTGCCCTCACAGGAAGATTTGGATGTCCGCTTTGATGATCCGTCAGAtgccaaggaagatgaacacTGCTCTAGAAAACAGTATGAATACCATAACTTCGAAGAAGACAGGGCGATAGAGAATTTTTCTACTGGCCAGGTTTGGGCAGCATATGACTGGGAGAGGTTTCCTCGCAGATATGCACTGATAGTTAAAGTATTGATGGATAAGATGCAGTTATATGTCTCATGGTTTGAGCCCTGCCTGCAATCTCATGAAGAGAAGAAATGGTCGCGTGCAGGCTTGCCGTTGGTTTGTGGAACTTTTGCCACAGAAGAACGTCGAATCTCTTTAACTTGTCCAACTATTTTCTGCCATCAAATTTCCAGTGATAATCTGAATCAACATCTTGAAGTATATCCCCAGGAAGGTGAGGTATGGGCCATATACAGTGACTGGGATATTGAGTGGTACACTGATCCTGGGATGTGGAAGAAGTGCGCCTTCTATATTGTTGAAATTCTTACTAGTTATTCAAAAGAATCAGGTTGCACCGTTGCACACTTGGTAAAGGTAGATGGACATGGAAGCATTTTCCAAAGGCATTTGAAGAGTGGAACAGAGCGTCTACTGCAAATACACAGCGACAATCTGCTCATGTTTTCTCACATGATCCCTTCTTTCAGATTTACTCCTGAGGTTGGAATTATGTTCGAGCTTGAACATTCTGCAGTTCCGGAAAACCTGCACCAAGAAACTGCATTGGCATGTATTTCTCCTTTGTTGCTTTCCGGTTTACATGATGACACAAACAGCTTTCATGAAGCTGCTGTTGCACAATCCTCAAATCCTTCAACAAGCAAAATGGATTCAGGTGCCCCATTGCAAGCCATGATGAGCTGCGATAACAAGTTGTCACCCAAGAATTTTCTGGAGGGCCAGATATGGGCTGTATTTGATTCTCGAGATCGAATGCCTAGGTCTTATGTCAGAATAATCCGTGTGGTTTCATCAACTTCAGTTTTtgtgttgaagttggagcctcACCCTATGCTTAATGAAGAGATACGGTGGGTTGAAGATAGTCTACCCGTTGCTTCTGGGGTATTTCGTGCTGGTACTGAAACCACTTACAAGGATGTCTGGGAATTCTCTCACCCTGTAGAGTGTGATTGGAGTGCAAAGAGATCTTTCTACCGTATTTTCCCAAAGAAAGGGGAAATATGGGCAATGTACAAAAATTGGAAGATCACCTTGAATAGCACTGATATTGACAAATGTGAACCTCGCATGGTTGAGATCCTCTCAGACTACTCTGATGAAAATGGAGTCAATGTTTGCAGCTTGGTTCGGGTAAAAGGTTGCTTAACCTTTTTTCATAGGGTAGTAATGGAAGATTTCCATTTGACAAGGTGGATTCCAAGGTCTGAAATGCTCAGCTTTTCCCATCGTGTTCCTGCTTTCATTGTTGTTGAAATCAAAGATCTTGCTATACCAAAAGGGTCCTGGCATTTGGAACCAAGTGCCCTTCCTACAAGGATCATACACTAA